The DNA segment aaaatagcccGATAAGAAAACTTTTCTGTATCAAACATTCAAACTTTGAATATCATTTTGGGTagtgttaatttctttttcgaCTTTTCGCAAAGAATGGTTTTAAATCTGCAGAAATTGGTTGCTTCATATTGTTCAATTGTAATAAACCCCAAAAAGTAAGAGGCTACAATAAGTTAGATgtcaattaactttttaatgaATGAATAGAAGTGAAATCCATTAACATGTGTACttaatattttagtaattaataataaagaacATGTTATTAATCTTTCTGAAAACTTAGCTTATTGATTAACTCATGGTTGGTATAATAGTAACATCTAGCTTGCTGCTTTTACATGTATCGAGATTCCCTAGGCCCCAAGATAGTCACCTATTTAATTATCACGAATGAGATTAATGAGTTGGATTAATTTCCTAAAGAAAACGAGTTTGGGAGTGTGACGTAAGTGGTTGGTGGGTGAAATAATAAGTGTGATTGTTTGTAAGAAACATAAGGAGTATATATGAGCACATGAGATTATGCTTGGTTGGTCCTCTCTATCCATAGAGCCTCACCTTTCTGAGAAGATAACATAAAATGGCTGAAACAGCAAACTCAATCCCACAACACTGGCCAGAAAAAGTTAGCCGGCAAAGTTGCTATAATCACCGGCGGAGCCAGCGGCATCGGCGAAGAGACGGCGTGCTTGTTTGCTCAACATGGTGCAGGAATGGTTGTGATTGCAGACATCCAAGATGACTTGGGTAACCTAGTAGCAGCATCCATTGCCTCTCACAGGTACAACAAATTCTTACATACATAATCTTACCGTGTAAACAAAATGTTACTACTATTACTAGGTTCACGTTTGGATTTGGAATTTTCACCTTTCACATAATGGCTTGGACTAAAACTTAATGTAAATTACTCAAACTCTTCACTCATTATTAATAAAGTCCTGATTAAATTATACTtggaattaattttatattgacacccaacttttttaaaaaatatatatagttataaagatgaatttaaaataaaaactataaaagtaaaatacaaGCTATTCGACAATTATATATTGGTTCAAGAGGAGCAGAGGGAGGTTAGAGTGTGGagcttatttttaaaagttatttaagttattttcatttttcaagatatttttcttcgttttctttattaattttttttagattttctttttgaaatatgtCTAACTTAACTTTTACTTAAAAcagtagaaaagaaaaaaataataatactaaataaAGCACTATCTAAATCATACTTACTTTGTCACTAATTACAAGAtcttttcaattaattcatgttaattaggaaaattaattattacaataaatttatcaattatttgtattattattttgaaaatatccttttattctctttctattcacttatttattttttattaatatttagagaaaaaataattaaataaggtgTATAGggaaagaataattaatatatttaaaaattaaaaaatattataaaatgaaaaaaataaatttttttaaaaatgatcttaTAATTAACAacaatgataatatataatttgtgtaaaaataatttggtCAAATGATAAGAAGTACAACAAATTGAATAATTCTAAATTTGAGTGATTGACTAGTCTAGGAAACTTTTACAAACTGTCTATTAAATTACACTTTCTAATAGTCTTAACAAGGAGTCAATCTTATTAAATAAGTCTTACTTCATAAATCTCATTCCACATCCGTACAATCCAAACTATAACCTAAAGGGTAAtgttagtatatattttttctattaatctCTCTAATAATTTTCCCcctgttttataaaaaaaaattaaatatagtatattaaaaataaatacatttaattcAATAGTTACtgtataaaaacaaataaaacagtGAAAAGATCGTTTGGAAAGATTTAGAATTGTTCAAAACTAAGAATTTCTGTCTTTCTGTTGTGAAAATGCTTGGCTAATACAGCACTGCTATTTTatagttggaaaaaaaatagatataataagtgtttatcataaaaaatagagaaaattaaaagtttaaaataaaaaataattcatgtttaattatttatcctgTATATTATAGGTGCAGCTATGTCCGCTGTGACGTGACAGAGGAAGTGCAAGTCAAAAACCTCGTGGACTCCACAGTCAACGCTCACGGCCAGTTAGACATCATGTTCAGCAACGCGGGCATACTCAGTTCCTCTGACCAGACAATCCTCGACCTCAATCTCTCCGAGTACGACCGTCTCCTCGCCGTCAATGCGCGGGGCATGGCGGCGTGCGTGAAGCATGCGGCGCGGGCGATAGTGGAGCGGCGCGTGAGGGGCAGCATCGTGTGCACGGCGAGCGTCTCGGCGTCGCACGGCGGCCTGTGGCGCACCGACTACGTGATGTCAAAACACGCGGTGAAGGGGCTCGTGCGCGCCGCGAGCGCGCAGCTTGGGGTG comes from the Glycine soja cultivar W05 chromosome 6, ASM419377v2, whole genome shotgun sequence genome and includes:
- the LOC114415874 gene encoding (-)-isopiperitenol/(-)-carveol dehydrogenase, mitochondrial-like; this encodes MVFLVIGVMNCVASSLFAGGWANKEDNIKWLKQQTQSHNTGQKKLAGKVAIITGGASGIGEETACLFAQHGAGMVVIADIQDDLGNLVAASIASHRCSYVRCDVTEEVQVKNLVDSTVNAHGQLDIMFSNAGILSSSDQTILDLNLSEYDRLLAVNARGMAACVKHAARAIVERRVRGSIVCTASVSASHGGLWRTDYVMSKHAVKGLVRAASAQLGVHGVRVNCVSPSGLATPLTRGAHAAMETHELQKQYAQSSWLKGIVLTPKHIADAVLFLACGDLEFVTGHDLVVDGCFHGA